The genomic region TCGGCCTCTACAATCGTAACGTTATCCTTGTAATCCACCGAACTTACCATGCCGTTTTCATACAGAAACGGCAATACCCATCCCTCGCTGAAGGGAATATGCAGTGTTACCCTTTCGGTTTCAGGCTTTAAACAGTTTTTTATGGCTTTTTTCAGCTCATCAAGACCAAGGCCGGTAATTGCCGACACATGTACTTCCACCGGCTTTTCCCTGAAAAAGGGCGTATGAAAGTCCTTATCCACCAGATCCCATTTATTCCACACCAGAACGGATGGCTTGCTTGACGCCCCCAAATCGGACAATATTTCATTAACCACACGGACATGGTCCTGTGCAAACGGATCGGATGCATCCACGACTATTAACAGAAGATCGGCAAGCACAGCCTCCTCAAGAGTGGATTTAAAAGCTTCAACGAGATGATGGGGAAGCTTTCGTATGAACCCTACGGTGTCGGACAGCAGAACGGTCATGCCTTCCTCCAGTTTAAGCTTCCGCGTGGTAGTATCAAGGGTTGCAAACAGTTTATCCTCCGCAAAAACGTCAGCATCACACAAAGTGTTAAGCAGCGTGGATTTTCCGGCGTTTGTATATCCAACAAGCGCAACCACGGGAATTTTGTTCCTTTCCCTTTCCCGTCTGGATGTCTGCCTTTGATTCCGTATCCTTTCAAGCTCTTTCTTAAGATAATCAATACGCCGCCTTATATGACGTCTGTCTGTTTCCAGTTTTGTTTCACCCGGCCCTCTTGTTCCGATACCTCCGCCAAGCCTCGAAAGAGTGATTCCCCGCCCCTGCAGCCTCGGCAGAAGGTAATTCAGTTGAGCAAGCTCAACCTGAACCTGGCCCTCCCGGGATTTTGCCCGCTGCCCGAAAATGTCAAGAATAAGCCCGGTTCTGTCCACCACCTTCGTGTTTGTAAAGTTTTCAATATTTCTCAGCTGCGTTCCCGATAACTCCTCGTCAAAAATGACAAGAGCAATTTCTTTTTCCTGAACTATTCTGCCTATTTCCGCAAGCTTCCCCTTGCCGATGAGATATGCCGGATCCCTCGAAGGCCTTTTCTGCAAAATGGTATCCACAACCTCTGCCCCTGCCGTTTTTGCCAGTTCCACCAGCTCCTTCATGGAAATGCTGGCTTCGCTCACACCCATAATAACAGGAGTATCAGGAGTTTCAACTCCAATTAAAAGCGCCCGTTCTTTTCGCTTTTCCTGAACAACAGCGGGCTCTTTTCCTGACTTGTCGGCTTTATAAACAAATTCAGCTATTTCATTCAGCCTGTTACTGAATGGTCCGAACGGGCCATAAATCGCAACATTCTGCATTCCGTCGGTAAGTATTGCGCAGGAAACATCGGTAGGCTTCAGGTCTGAAACTCCCAAAGCAATCATCATATCCAGATGCAGCTGTTTCAAAGTACTTATATCCAACTCGGACAAAGCGCTTCTCCCGCCGGGATGCGTATGAACACACCGTACACCGGATAAGCTGGATTCACTTCTTCTGACACTGGCGGGATAAACGGCGGCGGAGTTACTGTCCCCCACCCGAACGTCCAGTATATTTCCTTTTCTGTCAATCAGAACCGAGATTTCACGGTTTATCGCAGAGGAAATTTCCGCCAGGATTAAAGTCAGCTCTTCGGTCAGGACCTGATCTTTCGGAATTTTCATGTCATAAATTTTCTGAAGCCTCTCCAGTATTCCTTTTTTCAGCCCTTCAGTCTGTCCGTTTACCTGCATTCTGATTTACCACCCCGAGACATGGTTTTTTGCGTAAAAAAATTTTTTATAATTTTCCCCGTTTTCTTTCATACTCTATTTTAACGGCAAAATGTATATTTAAAAAGTACCGGATATGTTTAATAAAATTTTTTGACACGGAACAAAGCATTATTTAAACACGTCAAAAAATTTGTAATAATATTAAAAGGTGGTAACGATGATCAAATTAAGGCTTGTTACCGGAATTTCTGTGTTTATTTGCCTGCTTCTAATCTGTCCTACACTTGCAAAGTTCGAAAATTCCTACAACAACCCCTTGAAGAAAAAGGATATGCTGACTGCCGTAAACGACGGCAACAGTTACCTGTGCGATCCCAAAATGATAATTGAAGGGCCTGATATTGATCCCAAAATAGCTGTGGAAGGCCCCGACATTGATCGCGGAATTTTGCTTCATCCGCCCGCTCCTCTGATCAAAGCCGAAAGCAACTGATTATACGCTTCGCAATGCATCAATCGGGTTTAAGCGGCTTGCCTTTACCGCAGGCATGTATCCGAAAATAATTCCGACCGTTGCCGAAAAACTCATTGCCAGCGCATTGGTCGAGGCCGAAATGGATATGCCGATACCTATGATTTCTCCAAGCAGGTATGACAACAGTGCGCCGACAATTAAGCCTATAAAACCTCCCGTCAACGAAAGGAATATGGATTCAATCATGAATTGGAGCCTTATTGCAAAAGGTGTGGCTCCTAATGCTTTTCTCAGGCCTATTTCAGTTGTGCGTTCGGTTAC from Thermoclostridium stercorarium subsp. stercorarium DSM 8532 harbors:
- the hflX gene encoding GTPase HflX encodes the protein MQVNGQTEGLKKGILERLQKIYDMKIPKDQVLTEELTLILAEISSAINREISVLIDRKGNILDVRVGDSNSAAVYPASVRRSESSLSGVRCVHTHPGGRSALSELDISTLKQLHLDMMIALGVSDLKPTDVSCAILTDGMQNVAIYGPFGPFSNRLNEIAEFVYKADKSGKEPAVVQEKRKERALLIGVETPDTPVIMGVSEASISMKELVELAKTAGAEVVDTILQKRPSRDPAYLIGKGKLAEIGRIVQEKEIALVIFDEELSGTQLRNIENFTNTKVVDRTGLILDIFGQRAKSREGQVQVELAQLNYLLPRLQGRGITLSRLGGGIGTRGPGETKLETDRRHIRRRIDYLKKELERIRNQRQTSRRERERNKIPVVALVGYTNAGKSTLLNTLCDADVFAEDKLFATLDTTTRKLKLEEGMTVLLSDTVGFIRKLPHHLVEAFKSTLEEAVLADLLLIVVDASDPFAQDHVRVVNEILSDLGASSKPSVLVWNKWDLVDKDFHTPFFREKPVEVHVSAITGLGLDELKKAIKNCLKPETERVTLHIPFSEGWVLPFLYENGMVSSVDYKDNVTIVEAEIDKKYISRINSFIIN